AGGCGGCCGAGGCCGTGGCGACGCTCGGCGCGGAGCCGGTCGATGCCGACCGCGAGGCGATCGCAACGGCGGCCGGTGCGCGCGGGGTCGATCTGGCGGTGGAGCTCGTCGGCGGCGCCCACGTCGCCATCGCGCTGGATGTGCTCGCGGTCGGGGGACGCGTCGTGGTGGTCAGCGTCGCCGGCGGCTCGACCGTCGAGCTCGACCTGTCGCGGCTGATGGTGCGGCGGGCGACGCTGCGGGGCACGGTGCTCCGAGCCCGGCCGCTCGACGAGAAGGCGGCCGCCGTGCAGGCGTTCGCCCGGGAGGTGGTGCCGATGCTCGCGGACGGACGCGTCGCTCCGTCGATCGACAGCGTGTACGGCGTGGATGAGGTGCATGGCGCGTTCGACCGGCTCGCGGCACGCGGCAAGCGCGGGAAGGTCATGGTGCGCTTCACATGAGCGGTCGGCTGGAAGGACGCGTCGCACTGGTCACGGGAGCGGGGGTCGGCATCGGACGCGCGACGGCCGTGCGCCTGGCCAGGGACGGCGCGACGGTCATCGCGACCTCGCGCACGCTCCAGCACGCCGAAGCCACGTGCGCGGAGATCGCCGCGGCAGGCCCGGCGCGCGCCGAGGCCATCGCGCTCGACGTGGCCGACTCCCGCCGGATCGAGGAGGTGGTGCGCGACGTCGCGGACCGCCACGGCCGCATCGACGTGCTCGTGGCGAACGCAGGCGTCGAACTCCCGCATGCGCCGACCGTCGAGGCGACCACCGACGACGAGTGGGATCGGGTGTTCGCCGTCAACGCCCGCGGGGTGTTCGCCGTGTGCCGGGCGGTCCTGCCGGTGATGCCCGACGGTGGCGCGATCGTCACGGTCGGCTCGATGAACTCGTTCATCGCCTGGCCGAACGACGCCGCCTACACGGCGACGAAGGGAGCCGTGCTGCAGTTCACCCGCGCCCTGGCGTTGGAGACCGCGGAGCGGAACATCCGCGCGAACTGCGTGTGCCCGGGCGTGATCGACACCCCGCTCACGCGATCGTTCCTGCAGGGAGACGACGCGGTCGCACTCGAGCGCGAGTACGCGGAGGTCGCCCCCCTCGGGCGCATGGGCACACCGAACGAGGTCGCGAACTGCATCGCCTTCCTCGCCAGCGACGAGGCGTCGTTCGTGACCGGCTCCGCGATGCTCGTCGACGGCGGCACGACCGCCCGCTGACGAGCGAGCGACGCCCGCCGGCTCGGGGGTGTCTCGCTCAGACGACGCCGACCGCGTCGAGGGCCAGCAGTCCCGCACCCACGACGCCCTCACGCCCGCCCAGCTCCGCCGGTACGATCGGCACGTGC
This Actinomycetota bacterium DNA region includes the following protein-coding sequences:
- a CDS encoding SDR family NAD(P)-dependent oxidoreductase, with the translated sequence MSGRLEGRVALVTGAGVGIGRATAVRLARDGATVIATSRTLQHAEATCAEIAAAGPARAEAIALDVADSRRIEEVVRDVADRHGRIDVLVANAGVELPHAPTVEATTDDEWDRVFAVNARGVFAVCRAVLPVMPDGGAIVTVGSMNSFIAWPNDAAYTATKGAVLQFTRALALETAERNIRANCVCPGVIDTPLTRSFLQGDDAVALEREYAEVAPLGRMGTPNEVANCIAFLASDEASFVTGSAMLVDGGTTAR